The Streptomyces sp. NBC_00435 nucleotide sequence TCGCGGTGGAGCTGGAGCGGCGCCTGGGCAAGGAAGCCCGCCCCGTCATCCTCGGCCACGTCCAGCGCGGCGGCACCCCCACCGCCTACGACCGTGTCCTCGCGACCCGCTTCGGCTGGCACGCTGTCGAGGGCGTCCACCGCGGCGACTTCGGCAACATGACGGCCCTGCGCGGCACCGAGATCGTCATGACCCCGCTGGCCGACGCCGTCACAGCGCTCAAGACCGTCCCCGAGGACCGCATGTACGAGGCCGAGTCGGTCTTCTGACCGTCCCGGCCGGCCGGGACCTGCGTCCCGACTTCCGGCGCCGAAAGGCCCCGATCCCGTCCGTCCGCGGACGCGATCGGGGTCTTTCCCGTAGAGGCTCCGGCGGGGAAATGTCCCTGAATGTGTCCTACGCCGCACCGCCGGCGACGGACCAGAAGCGGTCCACGACGTCCGTGAGGAACTCCCGCCCCGCGTCCCCGCTGCCGGCCTCGCCCTGCGCGCCCCCCCAGCCCAGGGTCGCCACCATCCGCGACTGGTACTCGCCGTGCAGCTGCTCCAGCACCCGCTCCAGGTGTGCCTTGGGCACGGGCAGCAGCTTGGTCAGCGGCTTCACGTAGGCCTGCCAGCGCGTGGTCACCGCGCTGCGCAGCAGCTCGGCCAGCTCCTCGTGCTTGCCGGTGGCCGTCACGAACTGGGCCAGGGTCAGTCCCAGCGCGGTGGCCAGGGCGGCGGACTGCCGCTCGTTGGCCTTCCAGCGGCCGGTGTCCTCCATCTTCTGGTACGCACCCGCCTCCACGCCGATCCGCCGGGCCAGCTCATCGGCGGCCAGCCCCCTGGCGATCCGGTGCTCCCGCAAGGTGACGGGCTCGGCGAGCAGTTCGGCGGGGGAGCACCAGAGCACGCCGGCGAGGGCCGTGAGTTCCGCGGAGGTGGGTGAAATCTCGCCACGTTCCCACGCCATCACGGTCTCGGGCGTGACGAGCATTCCGTACTGGGCGCGCAGGCCATAGGCGACATGACCGGGAGCCATGCCCAGGGCCGCGCGGAGACGACGCGCGGCGGGGGCATTGAAAGGGGGGCTGGAGTGCACACGGCACACCGTAGGAGTGGCCGAGGGGTGGCGACTACAGACCAATCAAACAAGCCCATAACTCGTAGGAACGTCCTATGAAGTAAAGGGCTTTGGTCCGTTTTCCCTGCGACTGTCCGGTAATCGGATGGATCCGTGATCCACTTCCTAGCGTACGTTTCCGGCCGCCCGTCGCGATACCCCCGTGCGTGATCCGTCTCACAGGATCCGGACCGGCTCGAACCAGCCACTCGTCCGCTGCGTACTCCAGGGCGGAGGCCCTCGCGAACGGGGGTGGCGAGGGCCTCCGGAATTCCCCTCCTTGCCTTGACGCGGACGTCAAGGATTACCGTCGGGGCCATGCGAATCGGCGAACTGGCCGAGCGGGCGGGCACCAGCACCCGGACGCTCAGGTACTACGAATCGCGGGGACTGCTGCCCGCCCGGCGCGACGGCAACGGCTACCGCACCTACGACGAGGACGACCTGCGGCTGCTCCGCCAGATCCGCACGCTCCAGGACTTCGGCTTCGACCTGGAGGAGACCCGTCCGTTCGTGGAGTGCCTGCGCGCCGGGCATCCGGCCGGCGACTCCTGCCCGGCCTCACTGGCCGTCTACCGGCGCAAGCTCACCGAACTGGACGGCCTGATCGGCCGCCTGGCCGGCGTGCGCGAACAGGTCGCGGGCCAGCTCGCCGAAGCCGAAGCGGCACAGCCCAGATGCGAGATGACCGGATGAGCGGCCGGCGGCCCGCCGGCCGCGACGAGAGGGGAACGACATGATCAAGGCCCATGGTGTGGCCGAAGTGACCGACGCCGACTTCGGGGCGCAGGTGCTCGCCGAGCGCGGCCGGCCCGTCCTGGTGGAGTTCACCGCCGACTGGTGCGGCCCGTGCCGCCAGCTCGCGCCCGTCCTGTCCGCCGTCGCCGCCGAGGAGGCCGGCCGGCTCAAGGTCGTCCAGATCGACGCGGACAGCAACCCCGGCACCCTCGCGCGCTACGGGGTGCTGTCCATGCCCACCCTGCTCGTCTTCAGCGACGGCGAGCCCGTCCGGCAGATGGTCGGGGCCCGGGCCAAGCGCAAGCTCCTGCAGGAACTGGAAGACCTGCTGGCCCCGGCCGGGCCCGCGACCGCGCCTACGGCCGGGACACCGGCCTGAGCCAGACCGTCGCCAGCGGCGGCAGGGTCAGCCGCAGGCTCGTCGCCCGGCCCTGCGCGGGCACCGGCTCGGGCCGCAGCGGCCGCGCGTGGTGCACACCGCTGCCGCCGTAGGGCTCCAGGTCGGTGTTGAGCACCTCCCGCCACTGCGCCACGTCCTCCGGGACCCCGATCCGGTACCCGTGCCGCACCACCGGCGAGAAGTTCGAGACGCACAGCAGCTGCGAGCCGTCCTGCGCGAACCGCAGGAACGCGAAGACGTTGTCCTCCGCGGCGTCGGCCTCCACCCACGCGAAGCCCTCCGGCACGGTGTCCCGCTCCCACAGGGCGGGCGCCGCCCGGTAGGTGCGGTTCAGGTCGCCCACGAGGCTGCGTACGCCCCGGTGGTCACCGGCGGCCGCGTACGAGGAGTCCAGCAGCCACCAGTCCGGCCCGTACGTCTCGGACCACTCCGAACCCTGCGCGAACTCCTGCCCCATGAAGAGCAGCTGCTTGCCGGGGTGGGCCCACATGAAGCCCAGGTACGCCCGGTGCGCGGCCCGCTGCTGCCACCAGTCGCCGGGCATCTTCGACACCAGCGAACCCTTGCCGTGCACCACCTCGTCGTGCGAGATCGGCAGCACGTAGTTCTCGCTGAACGCGTAGACCATCCCGAAGGTCATGTCGTGGTGGTGGTACTTGCGGTGCACCGACTCCTTCGACGCGTAGCGCAGGGTGTCGTGCATCCAGCCCATGTTCCACTTCAGGCCGAAGCCGAGCCCGCCGCCGTCGGTGGGCTGCGTGACGCCCGGCCACGCCGTGGATTCCTCCGCGATGGTCACCACCCCCGGGCAGCGCCGGTAGACGGTCGCGTTCATCTCCTGGAGCAGCGCCACCGCGTCCAGGTTCTCCCGCCCGCCGAGTTCGTTCGGCGTCCACTCGCCCTCGCCGCGCGAGTAGTCGAGGTAGAGCATCGAGGCCACCGCGTCCACGCGCAGCCCGTCCACGTGGAACTCCTGGCACCAGTACACGGCGTTGGCGACCAGGAAGTTGCGGACCTCCCGGCGCCCGTAGTCGAACTCCAGCGTCCCCCAGTCCGGGTGCGCGGCCCGCTGCGGGTCGTGGTGCTCGTACAGCGGCCGCCCGTCGAACTCGGCGAGCGCCCAGTCGTCGCGCGGGAAGTGCGCCGGCACCCAGTCGACGATCACCCCGATCCCGGCCCGGTGCAGCGAGTCCACCAGGAAGCGGAAGTCGTCAGGGGTGCCCATCCGGGAGGTCGGCGCGTAGAAGCCGGTGACCTGGTAGCCCCACGAGCCGCCGAAGGGGTGCTCGGCGACGGGCATCAGCTCCACGTGCGTGAAGCCCAGCTCCGTCACGTACGCGGGCAGCTGCTCGGCCAGCTGCCGGTACGAGAGCCCCGGCCGCCAGGAGGCCAGGTGCAGCTCGTACACCGAGAAAGGGGCCTGGTGCGGCGGACGGACGCCGCGCGAGGCCATCCACCCGGCGTCCTGCCAGACGTAGGAGGAGGCCGTCACCACCGAGGCGTTGGCCGGCGGGACCTCGGCGTGCTTGGCCATCGGGTCGGCGCGCAGGGTGTGCGAGCCGTCCGGGCGCGTGATGTCGTACTTGTACAGGGCGCCCTCGCCGACCCCCGGCAGGAACAGCTCCCACACGCCGGTCGAACCGAGCGAGCGCATCGGGTGGGCGACCGGGTCCCAGTGCGAGAAGTCCCCGGTGACCCGCACGCCCTGCGCGTTCGGAGCCCATACGGTGAACCGGGTGCCGGCCACGCCCTGGTGCTCCATCGGCTCCGAGCCGAGCGCCGTCCACAGCTCCTCGTGCCGTCCCTCACCGATCAGGTGCAGGTCGAGCTCGCCGAGCGAGGGCAGGAACCGGTAGGGGTCGTGGACCTCCACCTCGTCGCTGTCGTACGTCACGAGCAGCCGGTAGTCCGGCACCCCGGCCAGCGGCAGCAGCCCGGAGAACATCCCGTCCCCGTCGTCGAAGAGCTCGGCCCGCAGCCCCTTGGCGACGACGGTGACCGCCTTCGCGTACGGGCGCAGCACCCGGAAGGACACCCCGCCCCGCTGGGCGCGGGCGCCGAGCACCCCGTGCGGATCGTGGTGGCGGCCCTCCAGCAGCCGGGCCCGTTCCTCCGCGCCGAGTGCCGGTGCCGGCCGGACCCCGTGCGGCGGGGCGGCCCGCCGGGCCCGCGGTGCCCTGGCCTTCTTCGCACCCGTTTCGGGGGCGGTGGCGGGGCCGGCGGCGGGGCCGGAGACGGGCTTGGCTTCGGCGCGGACGGTCGGTGACGGCTGTCGTGCGGCGCTCACGCGAGCGGCCTCCTCGGGGGCTTCGGGTGGGGAGTGGCGGATCCGGGGATGGGGGGATGGGTACGGTGCGAGGGGGGACGCTGCGGCTCGGACAGCCGCCGGATCGCCGCCATCGGCACGTGCAACCAGTCGGGGCGGTGCCGGGACTCGTAGCGGGCCTCGTACACCGCCTTGTCGGTCTCGTAGGCGCGCAGGAGTACGGGGTCCTCGCGCGGGTCCCGTCCGGTCGTGCGGGCGTAGCCCTCGCAGAAGGCGGCCCGGCAGGCGTCCGCCCAGGCGGGGGCGAACGGCCGGTGCGAACGGGCGGCGTAGTCGAAGGAGCGCAGTATCCCGGCGATGTCCCGGACCGCCGGCTCGGGGCGGCGCCGGTCGGCCAGCGGCCGGGCCGGCTCCCCCTCGAAGTCGATCAGCGCCCAGCTGCCGTCCGCGGTGCGCAGGGTCTGGCCCAGGTGCAGGTCCCCGTGGATCCGCTGGGCGGGCACCCCGGCCCCGCGGGAGGCGGCCAGCGCGTCGAAGGCGCCGCGCAGCCCGGCCTCGTAGGGGCGCAGGGCGGGCACCTCGCGGGCGGTGGCGGCCAGCCGCGCGGTCATCCCGGCGGCCAGCCGGGCCGTCTGCTCCGGACCCAGCGCGACGGTCGGCAGCGCCGCGGCCAGCGCGCTGTGCACCTCGGCGGTGGCCCGGCCCAGTGCGTGTGCCTCGGCGGTGAAGTCGGCCCCGGCCCGCAGCCGGCCGAGCGCGAGCTGCCAGCCGTCGTCGGAGCCGCGCAGGTACGGCTGGAGCACGCCCAGGGTCAGCGGTTCGGAGCCGGGCAGCTCGGCCTCGTACCAGGCGACCGGTGCGGGTACCCGGGCGCAGCCCGCGGCGGCCAGGGCCCGGGGCAGCTCCAGATCCGGATTGACCCCGGGGCCGACCCGCCTGAAGATCTTCAGAATGTACGAATCCCCGTAGATCAGTGAGGAATTGGTCTGCTCCCCGGACAGCGGCCGGGGCGTGGGGGCCTCGGGGATCAGGGCGCCCGGATCCCGGTCGAAGCGGAGCGGGCCGAGCGTGCCGGGGGAGCGCAGCCGCTCCAGCAGCAGCGCGGCGAGCCGGGGGTCCCCCAGGCCCTCGTACACCGACTGGCCGGCGTACGGGCCCTGCTCGGCGTGGCCGATCAGGGCCGGCGCGAGGGCCGGCGGCAGCGGGCTCGGGCGGATGCCGAGCAGCAGCTGGTAGCAGTCCCCGTCCACGTCGAGCAGCAGGTGCAGCAGCCCGGGAGTGGCTCCGGGCGGCAGCAGTTCGGCCGCCGAGACCGCTCTGAGCCGCCCGATGGCACGGCCCTTGCCCGCGAACCAGCGCTGCGCGGGCAGCCAGGCCCGCAGCATCGGCTCCAGTGGACCGAGCCCGGTGGCCCGGTCGGCGGTGAGCCGGTCGGCGGTGAGCCGGTCCCGGGCGGATGCAGCCTCCGACATGGCGTCGCGTCCTTTCCCCGGGCCGTCAAAGAATGCGCAGAGTGTCCCGGATCGCGCTGATTGCTTCTCCGGTGTGAGCGAGTGTCGGGTCAGGATGCTCCTTACAGGGGCGGGCGATTGACCCATTCGCCCGCCCTTCGTGCGCCTCTACGCGGGGCGTTCTATTCAGCGCGCAGGCGGAACCAGTAGAAGCCGTGTCCCGCCAGGGTCAGCAGGTACGGCCACTCGCCGATCGGCGGGAAGCGGACGTCACCGGTGAGTTCCACCGGCACCCGTCCGTTGAACGACCGCAGATCCAGCTCGGTGGGCTGCGCGAAGCGGGAGAAGTTGTGCACGCACAGCACCAGGTCGTCCCCGTACTCGCGCAGGAAGGCCAGTACCGCCGGGTTGGACGAGGGCAGTTCGGTGTACGAACCGAGTCCGAAGGCCGGGTTGGCCTTGCGGACCTCGATCATCCGGCGGGTCCAGTGCAGCAGCGACGAGGGTGATGCCATCGCGGCTTCGACATTGGTCACCTGGTACCCGTGGACCGGGTCCATGATGACCGGCAGGTTCAGCCTGCCCGGATCGCACGAGGAGAAACCGGCGTTGCGGTCCGGCGTCCACTGCATCGGGGTGCGCACGCCGTCGCGGTCGCCGAGCCAGATGTTGTCGCCCATGCCGATCTCGTCGCCGTAGTACAGCACCGGGGAACCCGGCAGCGACAGGAGCAGGGCGGTGAACAGCTCCATCTGGTTGCGGTCGTTGTCCAGCAGCGGGGCGAGCCGGCGCCGGATGCCGATGTTGGCCCGCATGCGCGGGTCCTTGGCGTACTCGGCGTACATGTAGTCGCGCTCTTCGTCCGTGACCATTTCGAGGGTGAGCTCGTCGTGGTTGCG carries:
- a CDS encoding helix-turn-helix domain-containing protein, giving the protein MHSSPPFNAPAARRLRAALGMAPGHVAYGLRAQYGMLVTPETVMAWERGEISPTSAELTALAGVLWCSPAELLAEPVTLREHRIARGLAADELARRIGVEAGAYQKMEDTGRWKANERQSAALATALGLTLAQFVTATGKHEELAELLRSAVTTRWQAYVKPLTKLLPVPKAHLERVLEQLHGEYQSRMVATLGWGGAQGEAGSGDAGREFLTDVVDRFWSVAGGAA
- a CDS encoding MerR family transcriptional regulator; the encoded protein is MRIGELAERAGTSTRTLRYYESRGLLPARRDGNGYRTYDEDDLRLLRQIRTLQDFGFDLEETRPFVECLRAGHPAGDSCPASLAVYRRKLTELDGLIGRLAGVREQVAGQLAEAEAAQPRCEMTG
- a CDS encoding thioredoxin family protein, which codes for MIKAHGVAEVTDADFGAQVLAERGRPVLVEFTADWCGPCRQLAPVLSAVAAEEAGRLKVVQIDADSNPGTLARYGVLSMPTLLVFSDGEPVRQMVGARAKRKLLQELEDLLAPAGPATAPTAGTPA
- the glgB gene encoding 1,4-alpha-glucan branching enzyme gives rise to the protein MRHSPPEAPEEAARVSAARQPSPTVRAEAKPVSGPAAGPATAPETGAKKARAPRARRAAPPHGVRPAPALGAEERARLLEGRHHDPHGVLGARAQRGGVSFRVLRPYAKAVTVVAKGLRAELFDDGDGMFSGLLPLAGVPDYRLLVTYDSDEVEVHDPYRFLPSLGELDLHLIGEGRHEELWTALGSEPMEHQGVAGTRFTVWAPNAQGVRVTGDFSHWDPVAHPMRSLGSTGVWELFLPGVGEGALYKYDITRPDGSHTLRADPMAKHAEVPPANASVVTASSYVWQDAGWMASRGVRPPHQAPFSVYELHLASWRPGLSYRQLAEQLPAYVTELGFTHVELMPVAEHPFGGSWGYQVTGFYAPTSRMGTPDDFRFLVDSLHRAGIGVIVDWVPAHFPRDDWALAEFDGRPLYEHHDPQRAAHPDWGTLEFDYGRREVRNFLVANAVYWCQEFHVDGLRVDAVASMLYLDYSRGEGEWTPNELGGRENLDAVALLQEMNATVYRRCPGVVTIAEESTAWPGVTQPTDGGGLGFGLKWNMGWMHDTLRYASKESVHRKYHHHDMTFGMVYAFSENYVLPISHDEVVHGKGSLVSKMPGDWWQQRAAHRAYLGFMWAHPGKQLLFMGQEFAQGSEWSETYGPDWWLLDSSYAAAGDHRGVRSLVGDLNRTYRAAPALWERDTVPEGFAWVEADAAEDNVFAFLRFAQDGSQLLCVSNFSPVVRHGYRIGVPEDVAQWREVLNTDLEPYGGSGVHHARPLRPEPVPAQGRATSLRLTLPPLATVWLRPVSRP
- a CDS encoding maltokinase N-terminal cap-like domain-containing protein is translated as MSEAASARDRLTADRLTADRATGLGPLEPMLRAWLPAQRWFAGKGRAIGRLRAVSAAELLPPGATPGLLHLLLDVDGDCYQLLLGIRPSPLPPALAPALIGHAEQGPYAGQSVYEGLGDPRLAALLLERLRSPGTLGPLRFDRDPGALIPEAPTPRPLSGEQTNSSLIYGDSYILKIFRRVGPGVNPDLELPRALAAAGCARVPAPVAWYEAELPGSEPLTLGVLQPYLRGSDDGWQLALGRLRAGADFTAEAHALGRATAEVHSALAAALPTVALGPEQTARLAAGMTARLAATAREVPALRPYEAGLRGAFDALAASRGAGVPAQRIHGDLHLGQTLRTADGSWALIDFEGEPARPLADRRRPEPAVRDIAGILRSFDYAARSHRPFAPAWADACRAAFCEGYARTTGRDPREDPVLLRAYETDKAVYEARYESRHRPDWLHVPMAAIRRLSEPQRPPSHRTHPPIPGSATPHPKPPRRPLA